The Leishmania braziliensis MHOM/BR/75/M2904 complete genome, chromosome 4 genome includes a window with the following:
- a CDS encoding calcium-translocating P-type ATPase has translation MAKLLLPDNPASMDGGLICSLLEVKEACGLDKDEADRRLQVFGKNAFPVEPSTPLWKLVVGQFEDTLVRILLLAAFVSFCMAVLEDNRVDFVEPFIILLILTLNAIVGIWQEDRAEKAIESLKELAPDTAAVVRDGVTQTILAENLVPGDIVEVAVGDRVAADIRLLTLESTALRVDQSILNGESVEAVKQVKSVCSKWDRFPSSMVYRGTAVVYGKSRGVVVRTGTSTEMGCIECSVREQEERKTPQQCNRDEFGSDLLKDERTHSPYWCTVNIIRQFKTSLAEHVRSRGAR, from the coding sequence GTTCATTGCTGGAGGTCAAAGAGGCTTGTGGTCTTGATAAAGATGAGGCAGACAGGCGCCTTCAGGTTTTTGGCAAGAACGCATTTCCTGTGGAACCCTCAACACCTTTGTGGAAGCTAGTCGTTGGTCAGTTTGAGGACACGCTTGTGCGCATCCTACTCCTTGCCGCGTTTGTAAGCTTTTGTATGGCCGTTCTGGAAGATAACAGGGTAGACTTTGTGGAGCCATTTATTATTTTGCTGATTTTGACGCTGAATGCAATAGTCGGTATTTGGCAAGAAGATCGAGCTGAGAAGGCTATTGAATCCTTGAAAGAACTTGCTCCTGATacagctgctgttgttcgTGACGGAGTGACACAGACCATCCTGGCAGAAAACCTTGTTCCCGGGGATATTGTTGAGGTCGCCGTTGGAGATCGTGTTGCAGCTGATATTCGGCTATTAACGCTGGAAAGCACAGCACTGCGCGTGGATCAGTCCATTTTAAACGGCGAGTCGGTGGAAGCCGTGAAGCAGGTGAAGTCAGTTTGTAGCAAGTGGGATCGGTTTCCCTCGAGCATGGTGTACCGCGGCACTGCTGTTGTGTATGGTAAGTCCCGCGGTGTGGTCGTACGCACCGGCACATCCACTGAAATGGGCTGCATCGAGTGTAGTGTGCGCGAgcaggaggaaagaaagactCCGCAGCAGTGTAACAGGGATGAATTTGGCTCTGATCTGCTCAAGGACGAGAGGACACATTCGCCTTATTGGTGCACGGTGAATATAATACGGCAGTTCAAGACCTCACTCGCAGAGCACGTGAGGAGTCGTGGTGCGAGATGA